Genomic segment of Ananas comosus cultivar F153 unplaced genomic scaffold, ASM154086v1, whole genome shotgun sequence:
CTTTCTTTATTCAGGTGTACCACTCTCCACTCTCTCCAACTTAGGGGGCAATAAATCAATCCCCTTTCCTCTCATTGTAGAATATGCTGATCAGTAAGATGTTCTTCGCGGCGATTTCAGTACTCATCTTTGCATGttgataaaaattcaaaatcttattGTCGCGCGAATTTGCGCTTCGATGTGAGTGATGCTTGAGTTGCTAatgctagatatatatatatagctcttaTTCATTATTTACatgattttgtattttttgaaaaatttgattttgaagctGATGAACATTGATTCAGAGGGTATTCCACATTCTATGGAACCTGAAGCACCTTTAAATGAAACCCACCAAAGTGCCTCTggtaacttctttttttttttcttttttttttctattgatgAACTCTTTTATTACAATTGTTTACTTAGTTAATTTTCATCATATGTAATTGAATTGAATTATGTAGAAATTGAAATGCCCATCAAGAAGGGGAGAGCAACAACAAAACATGTAGCCAACATTGCTTTATCCGATATTGTTAAGTACTTCAATCTGCCTATCGTCGAAGCTTCGAGAAATTTGAAGATCGGGCTCACCGTGCTGAAGAGAAAATGCAGAGAATTCGGAATACCTCGCTGGCCTCACCGGAAAATTAAGTCTCTCGACTCTCTCATACATGATCTCCAGGTTACTTTTGCGGACATACTAATTATAAATCCTCgcaaaattttctatttccaTACATATTATgcagaaatttgaattttatatattgtgtgtccttcaaaaacttaatttgtataagtgtgtatatatatatatacacgtactTTTAGAAACACCTGATCTTGCAATAACAACTTATTTTGTACACCTACCTCTCATGAATTGGCCCAAACATCTAATAAAGATAACGATATGTTCCGAAAAAACTGTATTTATGTAAGATACTTGAGGGACATTTATTTTCAGATATAGTAACGAAGCATAATTTAATCTCACCCTATGTCTTACGGTCATAAGTGTTACAATTGAATGCGtcgtaaatattatttttcagtGTCCTGAGGCtgtacagttttttttttttttttttttttttttcaccatacTCGTCATGTTTTTTTTGTGTATGATTTATCCATACAAGTTGTAATTGGTGTATATGTAGGAGGAGGTTCATCAGCAGGAGAAAGAAAACAAAGTTGCTGCTGTAAAAGCAGTTACTAAGCGGCAACGGATGCTCGAAAGCGAAAAAGAAGCTATTGAGAAGAGCCCTTTCATGGAGTTAGAGAGGGAAACCAAAAGGTTCAGGCAAGATGTTTTCAAAAGAAGACACAGAGCGAAAGATCTAAAGAAGAAATGCCCATGAACTATGATGCgcaaaggagaagagaaaatttGTACTTTATATATGATTACAATTCTATCAATGAGTTTCTACATAAATTGTTAGCCTAGTTACCTGAAGCAACTTTGACATACAATATTTAGTTGGCGACAAAAACTTACCTTTAAGGGTCTGCTTGGTTcacaatttttaatatttcaataattttaatactttCTGTTAATAACATTCAAAATTATTACATCCAATTTAAATTGGATAGCTATAAAAGGTATTAATGTAGttgaattattataattcaCTAGGTTGTAgaaatattagaatattataGAGGAGGAGGTACTCTTATTTTTATTCGTGATGACAATCATTAGTCTGTAGctattaataagaatatacagttttttgataattttcgaTCTAAGTGACTGATAAATTAGAAACAAACTTGTCATCCAATTATAAAAtgtacaatattttaaaaatattataaatcgtGAACTAAACTGTTATTAATATTATGAGCTCAGACACATGCACATGATTTTGGCAAAGATCCTTAAAAAGTGAAGCACTTGAACCCATAGGCTCATGCAAATGTTTGAAACCTCTTTCCCTATTTAGAAGAAATTAATCAATCATTGGAAGCGCTTATCAATTCTATTACATGTTCTgtgcaaatatattttttatattctcctcttcttcttcttcttcttttattattattattattattattattattattattattattattggtccTGTGTACCCCTTAGGCTCTTAAATTGTTGGTACTACCTATGCTTTATGTATAAGGTGCTACATGATCATGGTACTGAGAATAGGGGCACAGGACCCATTCAaaccatgaaaaaaaaataaatatgaaaaaaaatgattttttactTGTTTTAATTTCTAGAGAACAataattattcatattttttaatatgatattagaataaaaaattttgagtttgagtCTCGTCaagtttcttattttatttgattttttctgCTAGTTTTTAAAAACCAATAGTTGCCTACcacattaaaataataattttcaaaagttttaagaAAACCTCTCAAGCAAATTGAACTTCTTATCTTTTGTAAGGACGGCGCAATAACTCTTTATCTTTGAAAAAGCAGAATAACAGATTAAATAGAATCAATCGTACCTAGTGTAGTTGACTAAAATCTTTATGattgatatccgaaattttaaattttaaatttaattatttcatatttttaactatatttatttttttaaaaaaaataaataaagtgaataatatgttatttttttttctaaaaattaacaaaaacaTGAGTATGGGGGTGAAATAGGGATCATCCTCAGCCCCTCAAGATTCTTGGATACTGATTTTAATTTCTTTGAATAGTACTAAGTAGTTATGGCGTATCCAACATTACCctttaaacaataaatatacGTGTGCTCATACTCTTTAATTCGATTCTAGATATATTCTTTTGTAAAACCATATTGTAATGATAATCCCATGATCAATAATTGCGATTAGGCACCATTAACTACTCAcccaaatttaataataatagaataaataaatGCCTCACAGTCACAGGACATTCCCGTTCAATGCATCTTTTTGACCCTTCCCAGCGTGACCGTGTGAGTCACAGCAAATGCACTCACGTTACTCCCCCCAGTGATCACGAATCGCACCCGTACAACTCCGGGTCCCCACTTAAACTAACCCCGCCCGATCCACTGCATTCCCTAACTcaccaaacacacacacacacacacacacacactcacacacaAAACTTCGTAAACCGTTGCTGTGATTTCGCGCTTGCTCATTTTAatatattctgtgatttaaaatgtatcattttaatattctgtgatttagttttttttttcgtcatttcttttgttaaatttttcgTCAAATTGGTGATAAAGCTAAAACCACTTAGTACGaaagtaaaaatttgataaactatatgatactaaagtgaatattcgataaatcataggtggtgtatatgaagttttttatatatgatttaactgAGAGTTAACAAATGGAgtgactgaaaaaaaaaatcacaaaatattaaagtgatacgttataaactatagagtattgaagtgagaaagcgcgaaattatagggatggtatttgaagtttaccttaaaaaaaaaatatttaagaaagaATTTTAGAAATTAGTTGGAAACGTAAAACAGTTAGACTTCGAACTGATGAGTGATGACAtagaataccaaccatcaatcCTTTGCCACTGTGATGAGGATGGTCGTTAACGTAAAATCTTCTTTCGCAACAAGTGAAGgaactatctctcaaaaaaaaaaaaaacaagtgaaGGAACTctttttatatcatatatatgtgTTATAATTCTAATTCataatcataattaattatataaggtttaatatttttaatttgtcctCTTAACAAGTGTTAGCCTCTTAGATCCTCCCAAGGGAGGGAATATTTTAGTATGAACAGTATGATAATAAACGGTGATCAGAAAAAATAGCACTCGGATAGAATGAAGTTATAAAAAAGAGATCAAAGATACGCAATAAGTATTGATGTTGTGTTGATGAGTACACGCTAATCCAAATATTCAAAACTAGTCTGTAAAGTTTGGCATGACATACGcctaatccttttttttttaacactttgttttagtttttttttttttgctctttctgATATTCAGTTCTGATATCACTCTTCTAAACTCTAACCAAATAGAATAGAACTTATTAATCATTATGATGTGttcttaattttgattttgatttttaccaTATTTGCAAGTAGCCTGTgtccttttatttttctcacaTGGATTTTTTACTCTAATTTTTGCTCAGTTTGTGATTCGATTTTGAGACTAGATGGATTTGATTTTGAGATCATTTAAACACTCCGCAAAACGCTAGCCAATTATGATATACTCTATTAAACATTAATTATGATGTCATTGATTCTGATGCTTTCGTACCAATTTGTTAGTAGGCcagttctttttatttttctcacacgcttcttttaattattattattgctatttTTATAGAAAGgttccgtttcgtttattttttaaaaataaacttaactaaaaatataaaataattaaattttaaataccaatcACCAACCTCTTTACCATTTGTATTAGAGACGGTCAgttcttcttaattttttttcctccataaaatatttaattttgagaCCATCATAATATTATCCTAAAAGATCTTTGATATCAACCAGTaaactttttttcatttatgtCAGGAGCAAccgattcttttttcttttttttttcacaaaatatttgatttgGAGACAATCTTAATACCATACTTGAAGAGCTCGGGCCGATTAGGATAGagcacattaattaattattatgataTGCCCTTGATTTTGATGCACTTTGTACCGTGTTTGCTGTGTTGGGCCCTGTACATGTAGCCCACCGAAATGACGTTTCCTCCATTGTAATAGAGGACCCCTTTTTGTCCTCCGTTACATCAATGCATTCATTTCCGCCTCAGAGAGATAGACCAAAATAAACGGCGAGGCTAAAATGTGCATAAAATAGTCCCTGTGTTATCTAATCTCAAaacttttattcctttttatttttcttacttgAAAATTGTCGGCGCTTTTAAATACAGgtaccttttatttaaaaaataaattttaatattgtttgAGAAGTTTTTAGGACTAAAGTTTTAGGATAGAAAGTGGAGTGACGAAGCAACTATTTtgggatagtacagggactaacCATGTATTTTAACAAGCGTCTTATGGAAGGAAAGGGCAAAATGGGAAAGTgactctcctcttcctccccctctctctcgcccTGTTCGCgggaaacgaagaggagagagagagagagagagagagagagaggaggagtaATGTAGTGTTATTATATTAAAGGAATCGAGAGGAGCTCCTTCTCTCCATTCCCCTCCCTCTCCCACTCGCATTGGATTCATCGCCGATCCCTCGATCCCACGCCTTTTTCTCAATTGGATCTTCGTGTTGTACATGTTGTGTTGCTGAGAGATTCTCCGCGCACGGGGTCTTTCGTCCTCTTTGATGGATCTGCTATTCTCTTAGATCCAATCGCTTTGTTTGATTCCTTTTGGAGCTTTATTTCCCCCTCTTTTCTGTCGTTTAAGAATTAGGGTTTGTTTCGAGGTTTTCGAGGGAGAAATGAGGCAACTTGTGatggagagaagagagagttgagagattTAGGGCAATGTGGTGCGTTACGGGTGAATATGAGATTATAGCTCTCGAATTGTTGTCATTTGGTTGGGGGTGCGCGCGTAACTGGTAAAATGGGTTGCTTTCCTTGTATTAGCGCTCGGCGTAGGGAGAAGAACAATAGAATTGAGGATAGCGCCGGCGCTCGATCGAATTCTCGCTTCCTCGTCGACTCCTCTGGTGAGTAATTTCGTTCTACTTTTTGCCAATTTTGGGTTTTATTACGCAAAATTTGATCTAGTTAACTAGGGTTTTTGGATCTGATTTGGAACCAGAGAATGGGAGAAAGGAGCCATTAATTAGCGGGGAAAGGAACGGCTGCGCCCGGAGCTTCACATTTAAGGATCTCGCGATCGCCACGCAAAATTTTAAAGAGGCCAATTTGATCGGAGCCGGGGGTTTTGGTAGGGTTTTCAAAGGTCGCATCGATTCGGGAAAGGCGAGTTCCactctattttaggagttttttggttgaaatttttaaaattttaagctagTTTATAGATCAAGTTCGCATTTTTACGAACAGGTGGTGGCGATCAAACAACTTAATAGGGAGGGGCTCCAAGGGAGCAAAGAGTTTCTTGTTGAGATCCTCATGCTGATCATGCTGCAGCATCCAAATCTCGTTAGCTTAATCGGGTATTGCGCAGAGGGAGATGAGAGGCTCTTGGTGTATGAGTACATGCCCAAGGGAAGCCTAGAAGATCAGTTATTTGGTAATGTACTTCTTCCTTTACTGTACTTAAAATCGTATAGACATTATCTGAAATGGATAGttgaactttcaatttttgattttacatCCAAGTTTacatttctttcaattttttttaaaaatttagaaaaatttgtcAATTGCTATTTGAATTTAACATTTAACAGTTTTCATTGAAAGACTTCTAAAATATTCCATTATATGAACTATTTTATATGACTATTTTATTAGattataaaatatgttatcAAAGGAGTTAACATACCGCTGAATCATGATAGGGACATCCTAAATCAAATGTATTATAAGTTTAGGTGATAAAATCTAATATGATGCACTAGTTTAAAAATGTGATAAAACTCGGGTAAGGTCCATACATTTTTTACATTTTCCATTGAGAAGAACAATTGTAATGTATCTTTCTTAATTTAATAAGGATTTATTTGTGTATTGTATctactactttatttatttagagcATTAAGGATCTAGATTAGATCTTGGTCATGCCATGATTGGTTTGCTAAAGAATTTAATCTTAAGAACAGGTTAACGCCTCTCTGTAGCTGCATATTTGTTTTGTCTTGTAGTCTTTATAATGTAAATGGCTTGTCCTCTTAGAAGGAGGCGAAAAGAGCGCATGTAAATGGGTTGATTCAATGTTCCGAACTTCGATTAATATTCTTCCTGTAATCtcttctatattttattgttaatgGAGCATGACCATTGTATTTAGTTAGTTAAACACAATAGATTATCATATTTTATTGTTAATGGAGCACGACCATCATATTTAGTTAGTTAAACACAATAGATTATCTTAAATACCTGACAAAACATAGGGCAGATTCTGTTAATAAAATATGGAGAATGAAGAAATCAAGACATCTTGTTGGGGGCAAGGAATCTATACATGCTTTATGTAATGATAAATGAGAACATGCTTTTGAATAGTTAAGTGAGAACACATTCTAACTTTTTGGCTTTTTTCGGTGTTATTGCTCATAGAAAACTACTACTCCCTGAGGGTCCACGCTTTTCAAAAGTGAGAAcactttttctgtttttttttcctttctggtTCCTACAGTTATATTGCTATAGAATACTCATACTTCTACCCAAAGGTTGTCTGAGATTTATATGATATACTAATTACAATCAACACCTTGCTTAGATGCTTAATatcaacactctgcaaccttgATAAATCAGGACTACAGAGTTGATATAGTGCGTACATGTTAAATTACCTTACAGTTTAGCAATGGACCTTGTTTCACGCTGATAATAGTAGATATTTTACATGTTCAAGTAGATAGTAGATTGGTCATTGACAACATTTACTTGCTTGCTAGAATTGGTTGCGACGGTTATTGAGTTTTTTGACTGTTGAATCTTTAGCTGTGGCTTTCATTGATGAAGAGCTTCTTGAATATAGATTTGACCCCTGCCAAAGAACCACTTGATTGGAATACACGGATGAAGATTGCTGTCGGTGCTGCAAAAGGTCTTACATATCTGCACGATGTAGCAAATCCGCCTGTGATTTACCGCGACATGAAGGCTGCAAATATTTTGCTGGACGATGAGTTCAATCCCAAGCTCTCTGATTTCGGACTTGCTAAAGTTGCACCTGTCGGCGACAGGACACATGTTTCCACCAGGGTGATGGGAACTTATGGTTACTGCGCACCTGATTATGTACTGAGTGGTAAGCTGACTCTCAAGTCTGATATATATAGCTTTGGGGTGCTTTTGTTAGAGTTAATCACTGGGCGAAGGATTTACGATGCATCAAAGGTCGGAGCAGAACAGAATTTATTGACATGGGTAtgtacctctctctctcctttttttttgtatcgcAGGATGCTTATGTCATGCCACATTCTTATCTTAAAGTGCCCCTTTATGTTGGTTCATTAGAagtcttttaaataattttcccTGCATAGACTTTATTCACTTTCTGAACTTTATCCACTCTCAAGTTAAACCTCTCAAaagaaatatgaaatatgataaaaCTCTTTTGTTCACTTAATCCTCCTCTTGACATTCTTAACATTTTCTTGCAGTCGCGCCCTTTCCTCAACGACAGGAGGAGGTTCTCACAACTGGCTGACCCCACGCTGCAAGGCCGGTACCCACCACGTGCCTTCCACCAATTGGTCGTCATCACCTCAATGTGTCTCCAGGAGCAGCCCCATGTTCGCCCCATCATTGGAGACGTGGTTGTGGCCCTTAACCACGTCCAATCCCAGCCGTACATTCTTGAGCCCACCTCAAACACCACAAGTTCCCCTTCTCGTGCGCCTTCACCTCGTTCTGCTGAAACCCCGTCTAGAAGACGCAGAGGTAGAAGAGGCTCTCCATTCGATTAAAGCTACAGTTCTAGACTGGAAAATTTACTGAACAAATCAAAGGAGATGGGGGATGGCATCCTACAAGCTTTTTTGTAGTATATTTATTAGCTTTATGAAGCAGGTGATTGTGTCGAAAGAGAAAAAGTTTCAGctgtttttttttggttcctttCAACCTGGAACGATCGATGTATGTATTCCATTTAGAACTGGTCGTGCTCACAGGATTTGTATATATATCGCTTTTATATAAAATGGCTTTTCGGTCCACGTGATTGTGCTGTTCCTGGGGAATGTTTGGAAATATTGCTGGTTTTGTATTACTGCATCCATTGTCGTGCCTGATATTTGCATTAGCCCAACTAAACGGGATCTATCTATACGAATGCTTCAATTTGTTTTTTGCACTAATCCAATCATTCATCACACTGATAATAGGTAAATATAGTTCCTACGAGCGGTTCCCTGCTTTTAAAAGATTTGttgcaaaaatataatatagtatcCGGTGCGAACATGATCGTTTGTATATTTAGCTCAAATAATCACTTtttatttctacttttatttttactcCTTATTGTACATCAAAtgcttttttttggttcaattcCCCCACAAGTTGACTCTACGACCATGCTCCTTCCTCCTTTTAGTAGAAGAATAAGAGTTACTTTATAAATTGAATATATCTGTTTCTTATGTTCTTGACATAGCAGTACACCAAAACCGCACATCCTCTTCGTAATCTTCTCCAAGTATGCGTACTTCCTTTGATACAGCAGTACAGCCCAAACCAAGTGCCAAAAGGTCAATTCCGGCCACAGGCAACGCGGCGTGTACAACAAGCAGAACGCCGTCTGCCAAAGAAGAAAATTACTCAGCCGCGTCTCCCCTGCAGTCCTGATCAGTATGTCTGGTGCCGGGTGATTCGCGAAGTACATCTTTTGCTCTAAATCGCCCGCTGTGATTAGCCCATTCGCAATCTTCTCTCTTCCCTTGTTATTTTTAGCTTCCTCCCACAATCCTTCGACACCGTGCATAATCTCGTCGGTTGAAGTGTAGCAGAGGCATACAAAGACCACCAGCCTCTTGTTCTTCGCGGTCATGGCCATCAGCTTCTCTGCTGCTTTTCTCATGGATTCATCCAGTAGAGTCAATCTACCGAGGAATTTGATTCTTACATCCAAGTCGTTCACGGTGTTCATGTCCTCAATGATCGCATCCATCTTCTCCTTGACTAGATCCATAACGAGTTGCACCTGTCGAAATTAAACGAATCAGCTGTTTTATATGGTAGCAGAACAAGAGAGTCTGAGTTGGGAAATCGGTTGTTTAACGTGACCTCTGTAGGCTTTCGTTTGAAGTTGTCGATGCTGAACGCAAAGACGGTCACAAACTCTACACCCATCTCACAGCAGTATCTGAGAATCGACATGAGATTGCAGAATCCTCTCTGATAAATCTCACCATCCGTGAAGTTCCACTTTTTGGCGTACTGGCGATTGCCGTCGAGTATGAACGCTATGTGGCGCGGCATTGGGCTGTAGGAGAGCACTCGGATGAAGCATCTGCATAAAAGGCTGTAGAAAACATGAAAGAGCTGCGCAGGAATGAGTTGG
This window contains:
- the LOC109705701 gene encoding protein RKD5-like isoform X2, coding for MEPEAPLNETHQSASEIEMPIKKGRATTKHVANIALSDIVKYFNLPIVEASRNLKIGLTVLKRKCREFGIPRWPHRKIKSLDSLIHDLQEEVHQQEKENKVAAVKAVTKRQRMLESEKEAIEKSPFMELERETKRFRQDVFKRRHRAKDLKKKCP
- the LOC109705701 gene encoding protein RKD5-like isoform X1; the protein is MNIDSEGIPHSMEPEAPLNETHQSASEIEMPIKKGRATTKHVANIALSDIVKYFNLPIVEASRNLKIGLTVLKRKCREFGIPRWPHRKIKSLDSLIHDLQEEVHQQEKENKVAAVKAVTKRQRMLESEKEAIEKSPFMELERETKRFRQDVFKRRHRAKDLKKKCP
- the LOC109705684 gene encoding rubber cis-polyprenyltransferase HRT2-like yields the protein MELAFGRRDDHDREKRRPWVMDGCFIRVLSYSPMPRHIAFILDGNRQYAKKWNFTDGEIYQRGFCNLMSILRYCCEMGVEFVTVFAFSIDNFKRKPTEVQLVMDLVKEKMDAIIEDMNTVNDLDVRIKFLGRLTLLDESMRKAAEKLMAMTAKNKRLVVFVCLCYTSTDEIMHGVEGLWEEAKNNKGREKIANGLITAGDLEQKMYFANHPAPDILIRTAGETRLSNFLLWQTAFCLLYTPRCLWPELTFWHLVWAVLLYQRKYAYLEKITKRMCGFGVLLCQEHKKQIYSIYKVTLILLLKGGRSMVVESTCGGIEPKKSI
- the LOC109705697 gene encoding probable serine/threonine-protein kinase PBL21 translates to MGCFPCISARRREKNNRIEDSAGARSNSRFLVDSSENGRKEPLISGERNGCARSFTFKDLAIATQNFKEANLIGAGGFGRVFKGRIDSGKVVAIKQLNREGLQGSKEFLVEILMLIMLQHPNLVSLIGYCAEGDERLLVYEYMPKGSLEDQLFDLTPAKEPLDWNTRMKIAVGAAKGLTYLHDVANPPVIYRDMKAANILLDDEFNPKLSDFGLAKVAPVGDRTHVSTRVMGTYGYCAPDYVLSGKLTLKSDIYSFGVLLLELITGRRIYDASKVGAEQNLLTWSRPFLNDRRRFSQLADPTLQGRYPPRAFHQLVVITSMCLQEQPHVRPIIGDVVVALNHVQSQPYILEPTSNTTSSPSRAPSPRSAETPSRRRRGRRGSPFD